The DNA region gctTTAATTCAGGTGTGTTGAAGTGTCATCATATTATTCATTACTTCCCAAACACTGGATATGTCACCAACAAAGTTTTGTAGGAGTCTCTTTAGTGACCAATGAGCACTCTCAATCCTACagatgaaatatgcaaaaacatGTAAACAATCGCATCATTGTCATTTAAGTCAACACTTCAAcaaatgaaaacaaacaaaaaacaatattcATACCTGTTTGTAGTTGTGTTTCTTAAATGCATCACTTTGTTTGTCCATGCTTTCACAAATCTTTCTGTGTGGAATCACCCATGTTTGACACACATAGTCCATAAACATAAGCCACGGAGAGCAAGCCATTTCAAAGTTTTAAGGTACtcatcaaaagaattctcattgGGATAATGAACCAAACTCCCCCAAGCCTCTATTATACAATCCCATGCATTCTTTTGAGCAACCCGGGTTTTACACTTTGCCTTCACATACTTGTTAATGTGGAACCGACACACCAAATTCGGAGCATCCGGGAATACAAAGACAaatctctgtcagtgacaataacccCGGGGAGTCCATCAGCTCTCATGGAAAGACCCTGAAACCGCTCTAGAGCCCAAACAATATTATTAAGACATTCTCATTCCAAGTAAGCAAAACCAGCGGATAATATCATTCCTTTTGGTGTAACACCAACAATATCAAGCAACGACAGTTTGTACCTATTTGTAGGTACTGTCGATCAAAAAAGGCAAATTACAAGAATTGGTTAACTTTACtgcatcaggatgactccagaACAAGTCACGTACAACATTATCATCCTTTAACCTATGCCAGTGAATATATTGATCTCGATCAAGCAGCATCATCAGTTGTTGCATTTTAGTGTTACTCCCTCTTATGGAATAATAGTAAACATGTCTcgcattgtaaatttgtttgattgttgtataactgttgtcattgtgctccttcaacgtcaacaaaatatttcttggcttcaccatgGAGTTCATCATATCAGCAACAACAATCTTCTCATTCTTTGTCAGTTGACCTGCATATGGATGCCCAACCAATGACtttgtcatttcatgattgtgaatcccacaaattaacttcaccatccagtCGTCTCCTCCTGAAACTAGCTTCGCACGCAACTTAAACGGGCATCCACATTTTCTACTGTCAGTGCATGTTCTTACCAAATTATGTTTCTTAGGCCTATACGCCCCACTCCTTTCACAAGCTATCAACAAAAATGAGGCTTTTTCTCGAACACTGGTATTGGTGTTTGACCTCATTATAACGGCAACAAATCCAATGTCATGAGCCAACAGTCGAGCCCATTGTAAAACTTCATCACGGCTACCAAACAACTAGAACACAATTCAAATCAGGTTTGCCATAAGTAAACATCTATGTAATATAATTActgtaccaacaacaacaaattgcaCAAATACCTAAGAAGTATTGAAGGCATCAGAGCAATCAATTTTAACGCCAACATCTTCCTCATTTTCAACATTCATTTCAACTTCTTGAGACATCATACTATCATACATCCACTGATCTTCATCCatcttaataaaacatttaaaaaattcaattcaataacaacaaattcaaattcaattcacACAAATATAGTTGTttacacaaaatattttataggactttttcattaaaatgtcatataaatctaataaatacatCCTTCACTAAAAGACATGATTCAGTTAAACatgtaaatacataatcattctcatataaatttgtttaattattaatcattagtaTATTCATTTTTAAGCAATGTAATATTAGTAAAACTagtcaaaaaaaatttacaaaattactaataattaatttaacaattaaaaataaaaaatttccgtATGACCCATACGAATCAGCAATCCATATAGGTTGATTCGTATGACCCATACGGATCAACAATCTGTATGTACTTCGCGTACCTCTTCTTCTTCGGAAATGAAAATCGACCGAAATTCATCGTATGTTCCTCACCAATGCACGTACACAACCGGAGAATAAATACGCTTCCAAATCACCCTTAACGGAAGCAATGTACATTGAGTTACGGAAATTTTACGAAAAAAATGACGttgcagaaataaaaaaaatcctactgcTATTTATAACCAAAAATACCCATAAGGCCTCCAAAagttttgttattaaaatttgttacatacttaaaaaaaatattaattaatggatacataagaacatatatttttctttagtaCTAGTTTATTTGTGGTCAAGCTAgtaataattgaatttatatttttaatattatataatatttttgtaataaagtaatataaaattataaaaattaaaattaatataaatgatcaaattatatgttttataggataaaaattaataataattaacaaaataatttatactcttgtaaaatatttgaatgtgttttacttttcttaaaaatattttagattaaaataaaaagtgaaaataaaaataaaatttgaagaattaaaaaatatttgttcaaacCAGTTTTTACACggattttgattgattttatatcattttttaaattcaatcaatctttcatcTGTTTTAGTCTACCAAACCATTTCTCGATCGGACCCGTTGAATTGGGGAattcaattttgtttaaaaCAGTGATATAACTTAAAGAAAATTTACTATGCTGAATTTATTATCAATTGATAATgaagttattaaataaaattagggttcattacaaaaaaaaaaaaaaagtcggtTAAAAAACCACGCTTGTTTGTAGTGACCGCTCGTTTGGTGCCAAGTATAGCGACTGCTGTTTTCGGTCGCCGAGTAATTCCCCAAACGCAAATTCccaaatcatataaaaattgaCTCACTGACtctgtttttctttcttaaccCTAATCAATGGGTAGAGTCCCTCAGTCCCATTATCGTTGTCTTGCGTCGCCGTGCTCCAATCACGGCTAAGGTCACTGGCGGTGACCCTATCAACCTCTCCAACCTGTAAAAATGATGCTTTACTCTAATGgggttgttttgtttttatttaatttttgcctATGACGTGTTTgtgtttatgctttttttttttaatttcatttttaatttggggTTGCAGAAAGACGGAAGAAGAAGTAGTTGCCACTTGATATGGCTCCAAAGAGGAAGCGCCAGGTAAtgccttttgtttttcattcaaTGCATCTCATTCATTAGGATTCTCCCTTCACAGTTATGATGACCTTAAATTAGTTTCTTTTTAATCACTGTCATtactgttattttttattttattttttagtgacTATTTTGAATATCAATTTTGTGTAACGCCTTGCATGTGTCTCTATGTTATTTTTCATGCTATAGCAATGGTGGGTTTGAAAGACCCATCAACTCTTAAATTAGCTTACCCCCTCAGTTTTCGTTTTGGAGATAGATAGCTCAAGTTGaattataaaatgattataAGTCTTGGCTGGATTAATTAATTGCTTGAAACCCAGGATTTAAAGCAATGTGAATTGGTTTGAAAGACTTGGGTTTATGAGAGACTTCAAAGGGGAT from Glycine soja cultivar W05 chromosome 8, ASM419377v2, whole genome shotgun sequence includes:
- the LOC114424219 gene encoding uncharacterized protein LOC114424219, whose protein sequence is MDEDQWMYDSMMSQEVEMNVENEEDVGLFGSRDEVLQWARLLAHDIGFVAVIMRSNTNTSVREKASFLLIACERSGAYRPKKHNLVRTCTDSRKCGCPFKLRAKLVSGGDDWMVKLICGIHNHEMTKSLVGHPYAGQLTKNEKIVVADMMNSMGLSMRADGLPGVIVTDRDLSLYSRMLRIWIESAHWSLKRLLQNFVGDISSVWEDSIENIIDVKTYGNCGYRAIAALLGIGEESWSLVRNHLHKELTSWSKMYINLVGGIERFEELKCSLLVDDLSKVTIDKWMNITDMRYVIASRYNVIVISLSRQQSMTFFPLRSQPPLDSSMHRVIYIDNVYGNHFVQVLLRDHYPLPPVALLWRTHCHYRAKQWLTLYITRMQHYTTLSRLNTEFVDLGEP